The sequence below is a genomic window from Humulus lupulus chromosome 3, drHumLupu1.1, whole genome shotgun sequence.
aatggtaactatccctgtagctatgtgcatagctgtttaaatagaatgtaaatgctttacctgcacattgtattagggagcatgagattctgatagagcttggctctttattatatgataatatgctccgtgaatatttatatgactgtgatcatatgattacctgctctgtgaatatatataaaattatgttcttgcatgctggagttgaggcatggtgtgaatgttggaggGGCAAGGATTATGagtaatgtatgaatgccatgggcatgtttgtagcatagcaagtggtttatgattgtggtgtggtaagatttatcccatgGGGGaagcccttgatatgcttattgtgattaatggatcaagttattgactgcagattgaatcaacaggtttatattcaaggcagattatgaggcctggtgatagttatacaggggctgggagttacagccagggtattggTTCTTCATCTGCATCtatgaatgttcagcagacgctttcagatttgcaattaagactgcagaggcaggaggaagagatcaggtatttgaagcaacagcggagtctgttgggtaGTACCTTTTCCtctgctatgccaggagtggcatcaacTTTGGCTCAGCCCTGGGTTGAGAGTAGATGGGAATTCCTCtatggaagattcctgaagttttatcctccagtctttgagggaggcctagatccattcagagctgagcaatggatgggcatgatcagttccattcttgatagtatggggctggtgagtcacgatagggtgatctgtgctacatgtgtgctgcgggatgatgcccggacgtggtgggaggtagtatcccagacacgagccacagctgtgatggattggaaagaatttaggcagctctttaatgagaagtattattgtgatgtagctaagactgccaagatgaatgagtttttgaattttgttcagggtaatgcatcagAGACTGAGTATGTtactgaatttgatgggttggccaagttttccttaGATATGGTACCCATagatatagctcggaaggaaaggtttattcaggggttgaatcctggaatagctcagggcatcagagttgccccagtgcatgaagtctctacctatgctcaggtggtagagaaggctcttgctgttgagagtatactggttgggcagcagagtgctgtGGAGCACGGAgcccagatagtggtatctccacttattggaacaaGTAACAAGGAAGGTTGGAAGACATATCCGATATGctctcggtgcaagaggcatcaccttATAGTATGCCGaacaagggcatgtttcttatgtgacatggttgggcatttcaagaaggattgcccaaggctaagtgagtgtgagaaaaagtggatagacagctcgattccaactcgagtgtttattatagggcaatcagagtctgagactgagactagttcctcgggggtgacaggtcagttttctagttctgagttttgaattatgctgtttggctttggtgccatgctattcttttgttggtatgtatattgagaagggtatattgatggtatatgtagatcacatggttatgttgtgatgggaaatgtAAGATGGTATTGGCAATTCAAGAGATGAGTTGGAttatggaaatgactcatcagggattttgataaagctggttatgacaggcttttgtttgatccagggtttggattggttaagtaattaaagagtagtcttgaatggcaaggaaagtgtagtaattcttgggcttgagagAGTGGAGAGCCTTGTGTTGGTTAGTTTGGTGTATGATTCTGTATGTCTATGATACttgtagtgagagctagagtttgtGCAAGGaaatgcatggaactcttagctagcgtgATGGATATCACCTGGATTGTACCattgagatcaggacagactgggcTAGTCTGTGGGTTCTGAATGTGTTCCCAGGTGGTCTACCAGGGCTCCTTTTTATGAAAAGagactagaatggtgattggtttagtaccaaaaatataatcagatgtaattattgttttgagtggctcagtggagttataagaattaaagggttagttgctgagtaagatggaattctttaaggtggatcttggatctggttaagaccagttagagatcagagagaggaAATTATGTAAAAGATTGTGCTGGTATTAGGTTAGAGCACTGTGAGTGCTGAACatgtcttgagaattggttaATGCTAAGTGTTGATAAATCAGATGAATAGTTCATTCAAAGGTttaatttgaatgggatttgtgatcgtcttggacgatggtttAGTGGTGTCCTCTACGGAGAATTACCAAGAACGAAGAGTGCCTTGGgaacaggagtgtccatggatggtaaagatatttcaggtgccttggggaaGTGTGCTGGGTCCTTTATAGACCAAGATCAGTTAGTGGATTGTTATGACGGCCCAGTAgttgagaaaagtgattgcctatgtaaCATATTGATTAAGGGatttgaccagaactagagtggagtttctggtgggccaggtggccagtttattgtttgagatcattatctcaagaaagataaaaggaaagatggttaagtgagccacataTAGGAAAGATTgtatggaaagctttagctggattagctaagagttgtatggtgacagatatgaatttattatggtatagagatcagacttgggatccgatggacattgagatttaCTGAGAGATTTTGGACGAAcctcatgctattcttttgttcttttcaTTTAGGCATCGTGGAAAGATAACGGGTTATGAAAGTTTTATGgtgatggcctgggatgaagaggaaAGTAATGAGACAcgtgtaaagttcttaacctgttagcaggtcaagacagaatatcaagaaacagcaaggccattacagcctttgggtactTCATATTGGGAATAAGAGGGCATCACAGTGAGTTCCGTgatgggattcccaggttgatggatcggtatgaattggtattaagtcattgtggaccggtagtccaagtgagttcatGTTATCACTAAGGGTAAGTGAATAATATGACTGATCAGTGTTCGAAGCTCTTTGTGAGACggatagagagccttcgtgaactcaaggtctatcttattcgatgaagactttattgtgacttccaggttttggaagggttaggatggcgatgagtatatagacgGAACTCAGTACagattattactctcagactggtggtaaatcggagagagagggttatccaataattattggaggaacatcttataagatgaatgcgttgatgtatatctggatcctgaggtggttcaggggatttaTAAGATTGCTGGAGCTTGAATTTTGGTTGCTCatttctcagaataaatggaaaagtatTATTGAACTGGAAAGTAGGAATGTGGAAATTCCAGGTAGGAGAATGTAGTTTCTCTAAGGTATCACCATGGGAAAAGGGATGAGGAATTAAGATAAGTTAAGCTCTAGTTTGTTTCAGCAGTTGGATTCTGATTGGGTCTGAATAGGGTGACTCTGAAACAACTTTATTTTTGGCActggcagttgtatacagtgagttatgtacttccatgtggtggacatgggttaaaggaattaataaattgagttatgaaaatctgaaggttaaggttaagtattccggtaaggaatagccagttcagattgtgacataagtaaCGAGATTCTATTGAACTtaatgtaccttgggttaaggtaaggctaTAGAAATACTGAAGTCAAGGAATGACTTAAGGAAATTTATGTCAAGTGAGTGAAATTCTGGTTCCGAgctgttgagtaaatttcgaggacaaaatttctgtaatgaggggatagttgtaatgccccaaatttcctaataaggtttagaaccttgattaggaggcccataattgatttactatgcAATTTAATgcttatatgcatgtttacatgaattatattattatatgatggtgaatgcatgcatatgggagtatttattattataagggtattttggtaatttgggcgctatgggcgtaattgtgtattttgggtgcatggttgtgattaattaatgtagccacattataaggtggattggttcgagcgaatcggcatgagacgatcatgagatgtaagtgttcggtctagtcataacgagtttaagttcggggctcagggtgagtctcggggtcattttgatgactagaacattaccggggataaaagggtaatgggatatggtttattggtatttgggaatattgtgaatagcgggaattggagagcattaattataattaacgagataggcggaaaaggacggttttaccctcggaagactttagagggatttaattggcctagggacattatggtcatttgaccttaaggatttgttTCAGCTATTAAGGCTTAGAAAGTTGTAGAAAGTGTAATAAAATAGAGCATCATTATCCTCAACCTTCTCCTTCCggtacaccatttctccttcatccccctttcaatttttgagagccatctTGAGGTATCAAGCTAGGAGATTAAAGGTGGGGGCTTAAGGCTTTGGTTCAGcaattgaagagggtttaatcccaAGTTGGatgtgaccgctaaaggactaaaagttgatcgttctcaagggtcgttcttttaatcattctagctcgactttgaggtaaggaaactacaccccatatgtgacatgcatggctgtgattgatgcatgttggatgttgacTGTGAACATTGATAGTATAGTGTATGCTTGGCAGCTTTGCCcgtttgcatatgattattattgaggtatGCAGAATGGTTAAATGTGATGAACACTACTACAATTTGGACATCAGCCATCGGACATAAGAGGTCGGTTCTCTTTAAACCGACTTAAtacatgttcataagtcggtttacacAGAACCGACCTATCATGTATGTCCAAGGTAAGCATGGGAAGTCGGTTACGCGAGAACCGACCTACTAtgtggacatggtaggtcggttctgtgtgaaccgacctcccatgcttgtAGAAGACATAATAGGTCGGTTCATGCAAAAACAACCTACCATGTtgtcatggtaggtcagttctttgtcgaccgacctaccatgtcctaccttgctgacatggtaggtcgctactatgtgaaccgacttatcatgtcacattgtaagaaatttaaaatattttaatttatttaaactataaatatatatctatatgtaagctattagtgtatgaaacgattgtaagaaatttatattaattaattttacattataatgttttgtaatatagataaataaattaaattaatatattttaaaattttaataatgtacaaacaaattagagtatctttaacaCTATATTTGTGTAATAATGACACACAATCGAACTAAcatgtcatttaaaaaattatttaagaaaCTACTcttatcaaatttttatttatttattttaaattgtaaatattattaaattaaaatattttttatttataaaatatatttataatgtaatattaacaaatataaattttacattatttgaatttaaaatatattaatttatttaaaaaatacatatataaaatttatttgggtatgaaataagtataaaaaatatataattattaatattacatatattataatatttgaaatataaataaattaataaattatttgtaattaaaaaaatttatttcatttttataaacaagaaaatattttaatttaataatagtgataatttaacataaaaaaaaaattataacataatttaatgtatctctttaataatattttagaggacatggtaggtcggttgtgtggaaaatgacttctcatgtgacatggtaggtcggttgtgtagaaccgacctatcatgtcattataaaaatacattattaaatatactctaatttgtttatattattgaaaATTTAAAAGTCATTTCCCACCACCCAATTCCGACCTACCCTTGGAGATGCCATTGTATGTTGTAAACTATATGTACTTGGATTCTTTTTTAtccttcattatattttattactAAATTTCTGAAATTAAATATCGCAGGATGACCTTCTAGATCAAAGAAATGAGGGGACACTTGTAGAAGTTGGGACAAACGATATATTGACACAAGTGTTAGGGAAACAGGAGCATCCTGGTAGAGTAAGAGGCCAAAGTCGTGGCGTTACACAAAGAGACTACTTTTTGAAGCCAGCAGGAGGTTTTAGTGGACTTCAACAATATCAATTTCAATTTCAACAACACCAATCGCAAAACTACTTAGATGActttaaaaagttagagcaatcgTTTGAGCAAAGACTACGTAGTCAAGCTGAACAATTTGAAGCAGAACGAAAACGAGAAAGAGAAGAACGAGAACGAGAAAGAGAAGAACGAGAACGAGAACGAGAGTTGTTTTTGACAAAGTTTACAGAATTAGCAAATCAAATTTAATCATTAAAAGGAAGTGAAGTGAGTTTGCCTACGATAGTTTCACCATCAAGTGAGACCCCTACACCAATGGAGATGGTAAACAAGTCTTTAATTTCTTCAAAAGTATTTTATTCTTCacctatttatattattattgaaGAAAATATCTATCATgacataaatattattattttcctCATCTTGAGCCTGTAGGATAATCAGAAGTCTAGATTATTGGCAGAAAATGGTGATACTGTTGCTATTGGACGAATAATGGCAACAAGCGGAACAATTCATTGTGTTGACTTAAGAgagggtaactatcgtgtgcGGGTGGATGAGTGCTGCAATAATGATGCTAAACTTATTTTTCCTATTAAGGATGAGATCATTTTTGTACGTCATGCTGTCGGTTACTTTGTTGAGTGGCCATCTCATCTGATCATTCCATACGATTCAAATTTGGTAAGATATTAACAAATAGTTATATTTactgattaaattatttttcaagaCTAACATGTGTTACTTTCATGTTGAAGCTACCTAAGAAGACAAAGAAGCAAAAAAGAAATAGTTCACCAATACCTAATGCCCCAATGACACAAGACAAGTCTCATCCTTCCCAAAGACTTCCTAGTCAAAATGAAGTAGTGTCAAGTAAAGCTAGTGCCCCGATACTCTTCAAGATTCCTAGTGGGGTTCCTCACTCTCTCAAGTGTTTATTAACTACTGTGAAGTATGTGGAGCCAAGTTTCATGGTCAAAGTTCTGATGGATTTCGAGATATTAGGTCATGAGAATGATTTATATATCTCACAAGAAGATATAGTCCACTTTGGCTTAATGGAGGAGATTGGAGCATCATGTATATCATTATATATCAGGTATCAAAGATTTTTAAAACCATTATAAGTTTGTAGAtaacttattttataaatttaacaaagatatatatttttatgtaggATTTTATACTTCCAATTAGTGAAAAGAGAGATCAGTCACTTTTTTCGTTTTGTTGAGCCAATTTGG
It includes:
- the LOC133825116 gene encoding uncharacterized protein LOC133825116 translates to MATSGTIHCVDLREGNYRVRVDECCNNDAKLIFPIKDEIIFVRHAVGYFVEWPSHLIIPYDSNLLPKKTKKQKRNSSPIPNAPMTQDKSHPSQRLPSQNEVVSSKASAPILFKIPSGVPHSLKCLLTTVKYVEPSFMVKVLMDFEILGHENDLYISQEDIVHFGLMEEIGASCISLYIRYQRFLKPL